A section of the Streptococcus oriscaviae genome encodes:
- the uvrC gene encoding excinuclease ABC subunit UvrC: MNETIKHKLELLPDSPGCYLHKNQYGKIIYVGKAKNLKNRVRSYFRGAHDTKTEALVAEIADFEFIVTDSNIEALLLEINLIQENKPRYNIMLKDDKSYPFIKISNERHPRLMITRQIKKDGGQYFGPYPDVGAANQTLKLLERLYPFRKCKLPEHQFCLYYHLGQCLAHGEQLPSREDYAQMAAEVSQFLTGHDDKIIKQLKEKMATAASNLEFERAAEYRDLLQSISTLRTKQRIMAKDLQNRDVFGYYVDKGWMCVQVFFVRQGKLIERNVNLFPYYNDADQDFLTYIGQFYRDQQHLIPNEVLIPQDIDEEAVRALVDTKVVKPKIGEKKQLVNLATKNARVSLEQKFNLLEKNQEKTQGAVDNLGKLLGIPTPLRIEAFDNSNIMGTSPVSAMVVFEHGQANKKEYRKYKIKTVDGPDDYASMREVLRRRYSRVLREGLTPPDLIIIDGGQGQVNVAKSVVEDELGMTIPIAGLQKNDRHQTHELLYGSPLEVVELPRNSQEFFLLQRIQDEVHRFAVSFHRQLRSKNSFSSRLDGIEGLGPKRKQALLKTFKSIANIQAASLQEIAEAGIPYKVAEKVKEQLGSED, encoded by the coding sequence ATGAATGAAACAATCAAACATAAGCTGGAGCTGCTTCCAGACAGCCCAGGCTGCTATTTGCATAAGAACCAATATGGAAAAATTATCTATGTCGGCAAGGCCAAAAACTTGAAAAATCGAGTTCGGTCTTATTTTCGAGGTGCCCACGATACCAAGACAGAGGCGTTGGTTGCTGAGATTGCTGACTTTGAGTTTATTGTGACGGATTCTAATATCGAAGCCCTCCTACTGGAAATCAATCTGATTCAGGAGAATAAGCCGCGTTATAACATTATGCTCAAGGATGACAAATCCTATCCTTTCATAAAAATTAGCAATGAACGGCACCCAAGACTGATGATTACTCGCCAGATTAAAAAGGATGGCGGTCAATACTTTGGGCCTTATCCAGATGTAGGAGCGGCCAATCAGACCCTCAAGCTTCTTGAGCGCCTCTATCCATTTCGTAAATGCAAATTACCTGAACACCAATTCTGTCTGTATTACCATTTGGGGCAATGCTTAGCCCATGGCGAGCAGTTGCCTAGCAGGGAAGATTACGCCCAAATGGCAGCAGAGGTCAGTCAATTTTTGACAGGACATGACGATAAGATTATCAAGCAACTCAAAGAAAAAATGGCGACTGCCGCGTCTAATTTGGAGTTTGAGCGGGCAGCAGAGTACCGCGACCTGCTCCAGTCCATCTCCACCTTGCGCACCAAACAGCGGATCATGGCGAAAGATTTGCAGAACCGCGATGTTTTTGGCTACTATGTTGACAAGGGCTGGATGTGTGTGCAAGTTTTCTTTGTCCGTCAAGGAAAATTGATTGAGCGGAATGTCAATCTCTTTCCTTACTACAATGATGCGGATCAGGATTTTTTGACCTACATTGGACAATTTTACCGCGATCAGCAGCACTTGATTCCTAATGAAGTCTTGATACCGCAAGATATTGATGAGGAAGCAGTCCGTGCTTTAGTGGACACCAAGGTGGTTAAGCCTAAGATTGGAGAGAAAAAACAGCTAGTAAATCTAGCTACCAAGAATGCAAGGGTCAGTCTGGAACAAAAATTCAACCTTCTTGAGAAAAATCAAGAAAAAACTCAGGGAGCAGTTGATAATCTTGGTAAGCTATTAGGGATACCAACGCCCTTGCGGATTGAGGCCTTTGACAATTCCAACATCATGGGAACCAGTCCAGTGTCTGCCATGGTTGTCTTTGAACATGGACAAGCCAATAAAAAAGAATACCGAAAGTACAAGATTAAAACAGTTGATGGGCCGGATGATTATGCTTCTATGAGGGAAGTCCTCCGCCGGCGTTACAGTCGGGTGTTGAGAGAGGGTTTGACACCGCCTGATTTGATTATCATTGATGGCGGGCAGGGACAGGTCAATGTTGCCAAGTCTGTTGTCGAAGATGAGCTGGGAATGACTATTCCTATCGCAGGTCTTCAAAAAAATGATAGACACCAAACTCATGAATTGCTGTATGGCAGCCCTCTGGAAGTGGTTGAGTTGCCGCGCAATTCGCAGGAATTTTTCCTTTTGCAGCGCATACAGGATGAAGTCCATCGTTTTGCGGTTAGCTTTCACCGGCAGCTCCGCTCTAAGAATTCCTTTAGTTCCAGATTGGATGGTATCGAAGGCTTGGGGCCAAAGCGCAAGCAAGCCCTGCTCAAAACCTTTAAATCTATTGCCAATATACAAGCTGCCAGCCTTCAGGAAATTGCCGAAGCCGGCATTCCTTATAAAGTAGCAGAGAAAGTGAAGGAGCAGTTGGGAAGCGAGGATTGA
- a CDS encoding RHS repeat-associated core domain-containing protein, with protein MTEDDYIDYRQKLNLWGEAEIDGYRHYAANDSTPLTCNHRFVGQYYDEESGLHYNRFRYYSPETGQYVSSEPIGLLGGFNPYGYAFNPTGWVDPLGSAVCPIQKLKDRGYEGVTQTQNGGLDYSGSNALYSNPKKPDVNPIQTIEYTGDYHTDFERASMQALGQKSTPRGYVWHHMDYDPQTNTGIMQLVKQDAHRGIPHRGGVADYKAAHPDIESYIFQAWGRN; from the coding sequence ATGACGGAAGACGACTATATCGACTACCGCCAAAAACTCAACTTATGGGGCGAAGCGGAGATTGACGGCTATCGCCATTATGCGGCGAATGACAGCACACCCCTCACCTGTAATCACCGTTTTGTCGGACAATACTACGACGAAGAAAGCGGCTTGCATTACAACCGTTTCCGTTATTATTCCCCTGAAACGGGGCAGTATGTCAGCTCAGAACCGATAGGGTTGCTAGGCGGATTTAATCCGTATGGGTATGCGTTTAACCCGACGGGGTGGGTGGATCCGTTGGGGTCGGCGGTTTGTCCTATCCAAAAACTAAAGGATAGAGGATATGAAGGAGTTACACAAACTCAAAATGGTGGTTTAGATTATTCTGGTAGTAATGCACTTTATAGTAATCCTAAAAAACCAGACGTAAACCCTATTCAAACTATTGAATATACAGGGGATTATCATACTGATTTTGAAAGAGCTAGTATGCAAGCATTAGGACAAAAAAGTACGCCAAGAGGTTATGTTTGGCACCATATGGATTATGATCCACAGACCAATACGGGGATAATGCAATTAGTTAAACAAGATGCGCATAGAGGAATTCCTCATCGGGGAGGGGTTGCTGATTATAAGGCTGCGCATCCAGATATAGAATCTTATATTTTTCAAGCATGGGGAAGAAACTAA
- a CDS encoding SMI1/KNR4 family protein → MTLLLQNTDEKISKEDFFEFETKIKQKLPISMMNFYLKYNGGQPNLLYVHDKKHVFPFNAFYSLTEIIDSLKWFDEDVLPSGFKVENLLHFAYDPGSGNYAMSLRDSDFGKIYFYVLEEKAEIHGEWDSFDEFINSFIANGS, encoded by the coding sequence ATGACCTTATTATTACAAAATACAGACGAAAAAATTTCTAAGGAAGATTTTTTTGAATTTGAAACTAAAATCAAACAAAAGTTGCCTATTTCAATGATGAACTTTTATCTAAAATATAATGGAGGACAACCTAATTTACTTTATGTACATGATAAAAAACATGTTTTCCCTTTTAATGCTTTCTATTCATTGACGGAAATTATTGATTCATTGAAATGGTTTGACGAAGATGTGCTTCCTTCGGGATTTAAAGTCGAGAATTTATTGCATTTTGCTTATGACCCAGGTTCAGGTAATTACGCAATGTCATTAAGAGATTCTGACTTTGGGAAAATATATTTTTATGTATTAGAGGAAAAAGCTGAAATACATGGTGAATGGGATTCTTTTGACGAGTTTATAAATAGTTTTATTGCAAACGGGAGTTGA
- a CDS encoding DUF4044 domain-containing protein translates to MAFGEDKHKKTTFEKVTLIIVVLMVLATIAGLVLPAISAIM, encoded by the coding sequence ATGGCTTTCGGAGAAGACAAACATAAGAAAACAACTTTTGAGAAAGTAACCTTGATTATCGTTGTTTTAATGGTTTTAGCAACGATTGCAGGCCTTGTATTACCAGCAATCAGTGCCATTATGTAA
- the obgE gene encoding GTPase ObgE, translating into MSMFLDTAKIKVKAGKGGDGMVAFRREKYVPNGGPWGGDGGRGGNVVFVVDEGLRTLMDFRYNRIFKAEAGEKGMTKGMHGRGAADLIVRVPQGTTVRDADTGKIITDLVEHGQEFIIAHGGRGGRGNIRFATPKNPAPEIAENGEPGEERNLELELKVLADVGLVGFPSVGKSTLLSVITAAKPKIGAYHFTTIVPNLGMVRTKSGESFAVADLPGLIEGASQGVGLGTQFLRHIERTRVILHVLDMSASEGRDPYEDYEAINHELETYNLRLMERPQIIVANKMDMPEAEENLKEFKKKLAANYDEFDELPQIFPISGIAHQGLDNLLEATAELLEKTPEFLLYDESDFQQEEAYYGLNPDEPEFDISRADDASWILSGDKLEKLFTMTNFDRDESVMKFARQLRGMGVDEALRARGAKDGDIVRIGKFEFEFVD; encoded by the coding sequence ATGAGTATGTTTTTAGATACCGCGAAGATTAAGGTCAAGGCGGGTAAAGGCGGCGATGGCATGGTGGCCTTTCGCCGTGAAAAATACGTTCCCAACGGTGGACCTTGGGGTGGCGATGGGGGGCGTGGGGGCAACGTTGTTTTCGTCGTTGACGAAGGCTTGCGTACCCTGATGGATTTCCGTTACAACCGTATCTTTAAGGCAGAAGCCGGTGAGAAAGGGATGACCAAAGGGATGCACGGTCGTGGTGCAGCCGATTTGATTGTCCGTGTTCCTCAAGGTACAACTGTCCGCGATGCAGATACTGGAAAAATCATTACAGATTTGGTTGAACACGGTCAAGAGTTTATTATCGCTCATGGTGGAAGAGGCGGTCGCGGGAATATCCGCTTTGCGACTCCTAAAAATCCTGCCCCAGAAATTGCAGAGAATGGGGAACCAGGTGAAGAACGAAACCTAGAATTAGAATTGAAAGTCTTGGCTGATGTCGGCCTAGTCGGCTTCCCATCTGTTGGAAAATCAACCCTTCTCAGTGTCATTACTGCTGCTAAACCAAAAATCGGTGCCTACCATTTTACTACCATCGTTCCAAACCTAGGCATGGTGCGTACCAAGTCGGGTGAATCTTTTGCTGTTGCAGATTTACCAGGTCTGATTGAAGGGGCAAGTCAAGGGGTGGGTCTTGGAACCCAATTCCTCCGTCATATTGAGCGGACACGCGTTATTCTTCATGTCTTGGATATGTCTGCCAGTGAGGGACGAGATCCCTATGAAGATTACGAGGCCATCAACCATGAGCTGGAAACCTATAATCTTCGCTTGATGGAACGCCCGCAGATTATCGTCGCCAACAAGATGGACATGCCAGAGGCGGAAGAAAATCTGAAGGAATTTAAGAAAAAATTGGCAGCCAACTATGATGAATTTGATGAACTGCCACAGATTTTCCCAATTTCAGGAATTGCCCACCAAGGCTTGGACAATCTTTTAGAAGCAACGGCTGAATTACTAGAGAAAACACCAGAATTCTTGCTCTATGACGAGTCCGACTTCCAGCAGGAAGAGGCCTACTATGGATTGAACCCTGATGAGCCAGAATTTGACATCAGCCGTGCAGATGATGCAAGTTGGATTCTTTCTGGTGATAAGCTAGAAAAACTCTTTACCATGACTAATTTTGACCGAGATGAGTCAGTCATGAAATTTGCCCGTCAACTGCGTGGCATGGGAGTGGACGAAGCCTTGCGCGCGCGTGGTGCCAAAGACGGTGACATCGTTCGCATCGGCAAGTTTGAATTTGAGTTTGTGGATTAA
- a CDS encoding ATP-binding cassette domain-containing protein — MLQLEKLTITHQKDLQDLVRDLDLVLNPGEKLAIIGEEGTGKSSLIKAIVAPEMLSSYAQLSGNITNHFHQFGYLPQALENEELQLTVMDFLYRNLDYGLFDFNLFYKYADQFGLDLDRFDAQNQTLVSLSGGERLKVQLLKILGNDPDLLILDEPSSDLDLETLQWLENFIRQSDKAILFISHDESLLARAATAILHLELLKKRTEPRATFYRGNYDHYRQERREKFEHQLQVAKKEREEYAKKMERHHRIHQSVEHVLRHTHDSTAGRLLAKKMKNVLSQEKRLKKEAENLTEMPQDMDAIQLFFSEIKPLPASKTILSWEKMLLPTGQTVNLQIRGQNKLVITGKNGIGKTRLLKLLLQDLRARTDLSLGYMPQHYEEEFEAQSTPLSFLASVADEEKARTLLASLKFTRQEVIHSLHDLSGGQKAKLFLARMVLAGNNVLVLDEPTRHFSPTSQPLIRQLLMDYPGAIISVSHDRHFIEEVASLHYQLNEESLLRTR; from the coding sequence ATGCTACAATTAGAAAAACTCACCATTACCCATCAAAAGGATTTGCAAGACCTGGTACGAGACCTGGATTTAGTCCTAAATCCAGGCGAAAAACTAGCCATTATCGGCGAGGAAGGAACTGGCAAATCCAGCCTCATCAAGGCCATTGTTGCTCCCGAAATGCTTTCTTCCTATGCCCAACTTTCGGGAAACATCACCAATCATTTTCACCAGTTCGGTTATTTGCCACAAGCTTTGGAAAATGAAGAGCTCCAACTAACCGTCATGGATTTTCTCTATCGTAATCTGGACTATGGCCTCTTTGACTTTAACCTTTTTTACAAATACGCCGACCAATTTGGACTTGATTTGGACAGATTTGACGCTCAAAATCAGACTCTAGTTAGTCTATCGGGCGGGGAACGCTTAAAAGTACAATTGCTGAAAATTCTAGGCAATGACCCTGACTTGCTGATTTTAGATGAGCCTTCCAGTGATTTAGATTTAGAAACCCTGCAATGGCTGGAAAACTTTATCCGGCAATCAGACAAGGCCATCCTTTTCATCTCCCATGATGAGAGTTTACTGGCTCGGGCAGCTACTGCTATCTTGCACCTTGAATTGCTCAAAAAGCGGACGGAACCCCGGGCAACTTTTTACCGTGGAAACTACGACCACTACCGTCAGGAGCGTAGGGAGAAGTTTGAGCATCAGCTCCAAGTGGCCAAAAAAGAACGGGAAGAATATGCCAAGAAGATGGAGCGCCACCATCGCATCCACCAAAGCGTTGAGCATGTCCTGCGCCATACCCATGACAGTACGGCAGGCCGACTCTTGGCCAAGAAGATGAAGAATGTCCTCAGCCAAGAAAAGCGGCTGAAAAAAGAAGCCGAAAACCTGACCGAAATGCCGCAAGACATGGATGCTATCCAGCTCTTTTTCTCAGAAATAAAGCCCCTACCTGCCAGCAAAACCATCCTCTCTTGGGAGAAAATGCTACTTCCGACAGGACAAACGGTCAACTTGCAGATTCGGGGGCAGAATAAGCTGGTCATCACTGGCAAGAATGGCATTGGCAAGACCAGACTGCTCAAGTTACTCTTACAGGACTTGCGAGCGAGGACCGACCTGTCTCTTGGCTACATGCCCCAGCACTATGAGGAGGAGTTTGAAGCCCAATCTACTCCCCTGTCTTTTCTAGCTTCGGTAGCCGATGAGGAAAAGGCACGAACCCTTCTAGCCAGTCTGAAATTTACCAGACAAGAGGTCATTCATTCCCTGCATGATTTATCTGGTGGGCAAAAGGCCAAGCTCTTTCTGGCTCGGATGGTCTTGGCCGGAAACAATGTTCTAGTTTTGGATGAGCCGACCCGCCATTTTTCACCAACCAGTCAGCCCCTCATTCGTCAGCTCCTGATGGACTATCCAGGCGCCATCATCAGTGTTTCCCATGACCGTCACTTTATCGAAGAGGTGGCATCACTCCACTACCAGCTGAATGAGGAAAGCTTGTTGAGGACACGATAA
- a CDS encoding L-lactate permease: MDIVLSVLPIVILIFLMIKMRVPANYALPGIAVLVYLILLVYFKTDFALLNSGLVTGFWATLTPITVIMGAVLFNNFQQQTGNQTVINRWMSSLTPNPVAQMMIIGYAFAFMIEGASGFGTPAAIAAPILIALGFEPLKVVIAVLIFNSMPVSFGAVGTPTWFGFGSLGLTSQQIGELGLKAALVHLTAGLVIPLIALRYVFSWAQIKQNLLYIYLTVFACALPMTLLATINYEFPSLLGGAIGFIISIWLAKKKIGLAKSEKESLTATPVSPKELFMALLPLISLVLILVVTRVPQLGIKDLMRTDAILFRANLGFADLEVTQALKFSLANVFGTSSSESYELLYAPAFIPFFLIVFALSGFYPSMKGRVWKMIGQTAKQMLVPFFALLGGVTMVKFMLLNGDNSMVSIIGMSLAAATGPFWGLFASYLGAIGAFFSGSATISNLIFGGVQQSIATQTGLNMTSILAMQSVGGAMGNMTCVNNIIAASSVSGVHRQEGYIMQKTAVPMFIYGIITALVGFLL, translated from the coding sequence ATGGATATTGTATTGAGTGTCTTGCCCATTGTCATTTTGATTTTTTTGATGATAAAAATGCGGGTTCCAGCTAATTATGCCCTGCCTGGCATTGCAGTTCTGGTCTACCTCATCCTGCTGGTTTACTTCAAGACGGACTTTGCCCTTCTCAATTCTGGTCTGGTGACAGGATTTTGGGCGACCCTGACCCCTATTACAGTGATTATGGGGGCTGTTCTTTTCAATAACTTCCAGCAGCAGACAGGCAATCAAACCGTTATCAACCGCTGGATGTCTAGCCTGACACCCAATCCAGTTGCCCAGATGATGATAATCGGCTATGCCTTTGCCTTTATGATTGAAGGGGCTTCGGGATTTGGAACACCGGCGGCCATTGCAGCGCCTATTCTGATTGCTCTTGGTTTTGAACCGCTCAAAGTAGTGATTGCGGTTCTGATTTTTAATTCCATGCCGGTATCCTTTGGGGCGGTTGGGACACCGACTTGGTTTGGATTTGGCTCTCTGGGGTTGACCAGTCAGCAGATTGGGGAACTGGGCTTAAAAGCAGCCCTGGTTCATTTGACTGCGGGGTTGGTCATTCCATTGATTGCCCTTCGATATGTTTTCAGTTGGGCACAAATCAAACAAAACCTCCTCTATATCTACTTGACGGTCTTTGCCTGTGCCCTGCCCATGACCCTGTTGGCCACCATTAACTATGAGTTTCCATCACTTCTAGGTGGAGCCATTGGCTTTATCATTTCCATTTGGCTGGCTAAGAAAAAGATTGGCTTGGCCAAGTCGGAAAAAGAAAGCCTGACGGCTACTCCAGTTAGTCCCAAAGAGCTCTTTATGGCTCTCTTGCCCCTGATTAGTCTGGTCTTGATTTTGGTGGTGACCCGTGTGCCCCAGCTGGGCATCAAGGACTTGATGCGGACGGATGCTATCCTTTTCAGGGCCAATCTCGGCTTTGCGGATTTGGAAGTCACTCAGGCCCTCAAGTTTAGTCTGGCCAATGTCTTTGGAACTAGTTCTAGCGAATCGTATGAGTTGCTCTATGCTCCAGCTTTTATTCCTTTCTTTCTGATCGTCTTTGCCCTGTCAGGCTTCTATCCAAGCATGAAAGGTCGTGTTTGGAAGATGATTGGCCAAACGGCCAAACAGATGCTGGTGCCATTCTTCGCCCTTCTGGGTGGTGTCACCATGGTCAAGTTCATGTTGCTCAATGGAGATAATTCTATGGTCTCCATCATTGGTATGTCGCTGGCCGCAGCAACAGGCCCATTCTGGGGGCTCTTTGCCTCCTATCTGGGAGCTATCGGTGCCTTCTTCTCTGGTTCAGCCACCATCTCCAACCTGATATTTGGCGGTGTCCAGCAGTCCATCGCAACCCAAACCGGCCTCAATATGACCAGTATCCTTGCCATGCAGTCAGTTGGTGGGGCCATGGGAAATATGACCTGTGTCAACAATATCATCGCAGCCTCATCCGTTTCAGGTGTTCATCGCCAGGAAGGCTATATCATGCAGAAAACCGCTGTTCCTATGTTCATCTACGGCATCATCACAGCCCTGGTTGGATTTTTACTTTAA
- a CDS encoding PadR family transcriptional regulator, translating to MQTQLKRGLIEVCVLAAIRKQDSYGYQIIKDITPYLSISESTLYPILKRLESNGSLTVYSIEHNGRLRKYYQITQAGLGKIEDFKEEWNKLQRAYNFIAGEEIA from the coding sequence ATGCAAACACAACTCAAACGCGGTTTGATTGAAGTCTGTGTTTTGGCAGCTATTCGCAAGCAAGATTCCTATGGCTACCAGATTATAAAAGACATAACCCCTTACCTCTCGATTTCTGAGTCGACTCTCTACCCCATATTGAAACGTTTGGAGTCCAATGGGAGCCTGACTGTTTATTCCATCGAGCACAATGGACGGTTGCGCAAGTACTATCAGATTACTCAAGCAGGTTTGGGGAAGATTGAGGATTTTAAGGAGGAATGGAACAAGCTGCAAAGAGCCTATAATTTCATTGCTGGAGAGGAGATTGCATGA
- a CDS encoding DUF1700 domain-containing protein, whose protein sequence is MKREEFIEALKLALKDLPEQEIQSSLAYFNEMIDDRIDEGMTEEEAVADMGPVNDIATKLLMENQTLVNRVKDKIIPKRRLATWEIILLILGFPIWGSLLLAVAAILISVVVVVVSVGLGAIASIFAGIVMLFMAPFNPNSSLDGRLFSVAISCLSVGLGLIFFSWLVQLFRFIKSRVKQYRK, encoded by the coding sequence ATGAAAAGAGAAGAATTTATAGAGGCTTTAAAATTGGCCTTGAAAGATTTACCAGAACAGGAAATCCAGTCATCACTGGCTTATTTCAATGAGATGATTGATGACCGGATAGATGAGGGTATGACAGAAGAAGAGGCCGTTGCGGATATGGGGCCTGTGAACGATATTGCGACCAAATTATTAATGGAAAACCAGACCTTGGTCAATCGTGTTAAAGATAAGATAATTCCAAAACGCCGTCTGGCCACTTGGGAAATCATTCTCCTGATACTGGGATTCCCGATTTGGGGAAGTTTGCTCCTAGCAGTAGCGGCGATACTAATTTCGGTGGTAGTGGTAGTTGTCTCAGTTGGACTTGGTGCTATTGCCAGTATTTTCGCTGGGATAGTCATGCTGTTTATGGCACCATTTAATCCAAACAGCAGCTTAGATGGCCGCTTGTTTAGTGTAGCAATCTCTTGTCTCAGCGTCGGACTGGGCCTGATCTTTTTTAGCTGGCTAGTCCAACTTTTTCGCTTTATCAAAAGCCGTGTCAAACAGTATAGAAAGTAG
- a CDS encoding DUF4097 family beta strand repeat-containing protein yields the protein MKIIQRIAGAFLLIGLLVGGIVLVRTGGNFSQLGNENQVQKEKTFEVSQIKELSFEMIASDVKVTGSADTDQVLIKYPESKSRTYTIIEENGKLIISEKKEPILGIFTFDFFSSEAWTVQVILPVDNLDNVTLDSSSGDVEFQKLVIKENLDLSLSSSDVRLETVTVAGETSVQLSSGEIDLTNVVSKDLYLKATSGGLQVDGVIVANQTTMETTSGAIRFSQFKAGQETELSATSGDIRGDLLGKMTEYSIQSTVTSGANNLPQELDEGYKQLRVKTTSGDIDVQFEQ from the coding sequence ATGAAAATCATTCAACGTATTGCTGGCGCCTTCTTGTTAATCGGTCTCCTTGTTGGAGGAATTGTTCTTGTTCGGACAGGTGGTAATTTTTCACAATTAGGCAATGAGAATCAGGTGCAAAAAGAAAAAACATTTGAGGTAAGCCAGATTAAAGAGCTTAGTTTTGAAATGATAGCTTCGGATGTCAAAGTGACCGGCAGTGCAGACACAGACCAAGTTCTTATCAAATACCCTGAAAGCAAGAGCAGGACCTATACCATAATAGAAGAAAATGGTAAACTGATCATCTCAGAAAAAAAAGAGCCGATACTTGGCATCTTTACCTTTGATTTCTTTTCCTCAGAAGCATGGACTGTTCAGGTGATTCTTCCCGTGGATAATCTCGACAATGTAACTTTGGATAGCTCGTCTGGTGATGTGGAGTTTCAAAAGTTGGTCATCAAGGAAAATCTGGATTTGTCCCTCAGCTCAAGTGATGTCCGGCTAGAGACTGTTACAGTTGCTGGCGAAACTTCTGTGCAGCTGAGCAGTGGCGAGATTGATTTGACCAATGTCGTATCAAAAGATTTGTATCTCAAAGCTACCTCAGGTGGTTTGCAGGTTGATGGGGTCATAGTAGCCAATCAAACGACTATGGAAACGACTTCTGGCGCTATTAGGTTCTCTCAATTTAAGGCTGGACAGGAAACGGAGTTGTCAGCGACCTCTGGAGATATTAGAGGTGATTTGCTTGGCAAAATGACAGAATATAGCATTCAATCCACGGTAACTTCCGGAGCTAATAATCTGCCTCAAGAACTAGATGAAGGCTACAAGCAGCTACGAGTAAAAACCACCTCCGGCGACATTGATGTTCAGTTTGAACAGTAG
- a CDS encoding GNAT family N-acetyltransferase has product MPIQGIEQKEFLPIDDNLRLRRYDGVHAFSFAWHQDPELVWLIDGDKELYTQDLLDRMYAFLAANGECYIIEVFESGQFVPIGDVTLFTDDFAIAIGDKRYWKAGIGFKVLNRMIERARELEFAEILVEEIYDWNQGSRRLFEKCGFEAVKKTAKGWSYRKVLCKQER; this is encoded by the coding sequence ATGCCGATACAGGGAATAGAGCAGAAAGAGTTCCTACCAATTGATGACAATCTTCGTCTGAGGCGTTACGATGGTGTTCATGCTTTTTCTTTTGCTTGGCACCAAGACCCAGAGCTAGTCTGGCTGATTGACGGTGATAAGGAACTTTATACGCAAGACTTATTGGATCGGATGTATGCATTTCTTGCTGCAAATGGAGAGTGTTATATTATCGAAGTTTTTGAAAGTGGACAGTTTGTTCCAATCGGTGATGTAACCCTCTTTACCGATGATTTTGCCATCGCCATTGGTGATAAACGCTATTGGAAAGCAGGGATTGGCTTTAAAGTGTTGAATCGTATGATTGAGCGGGCTAGAGAGCTAGAGTTTGCAGAAATACTGGTCGAGGAAATCTACGATTGGAACCAAGGTTCTCGTAGGTTGTTTGAAAAATGCGGTTTTGAGGCAGTAAAAAAGACAGCAAAGGGCTGGTCTTATCGAAAAGTCTTGTGCAAACAGGAAAGATGA
- a CDS encoding GNAT family N-acetyltransferase — MKIRLMQLDDYEKIYELWMSCVGMGLNNLDDSKEGIEKFLQRNPDTCFVAEVEESIVGVIMTGSDGRRGYIYHTAVNPQYRKQGIAKSLVDTAMTALQRIGINKVALVVFDRNEIGNGFWESLGFTVRDDLIYRDKALTEIVRIDT; from the coding sequence ATGAAGATTCGCTTAATGCAACTTGATGATTATGAAAAAATATATGAGCTATGGATGTCTTGTGTCGGTATGGGATTAAATAATCTCGACGACTCAAAAGAGGGGATAGAAAAATTTCTTCAACGAAATCCTGATACCTGTTTTGTTGCGGAAGTAGAAGAGAGTATTGTAGGAGTGATTATGACTGGAAGCGATGGTAGAAGAGGCTATATCTATCATACAGCTGTAAATCCGCAATACAGAAAACAAGGCATCGCCAAAAGTCTTGTTGACACAGCGATGACTGCTTTACAGAGGATAGGTATCAACAAGGTAGCCTTGGTCGTTTTCGATAGAAATGAAATCGGAAATGGCTTTTGGGAGAGCCTAGGCTTTACCGTTCGCGACGACTTAATCTATCGGGATAAGGCACTCACAGAAATAGTTAGAATCGATACATAG